One Ardenticatenales bacterium DNA segment encodes these proteins:
- a CDS encoding DNA adenine methylase: MTLPAPDPVAPFLKWAGGKVRLLPQYAPYLPPRTSIRHYYEPFIGSAALFFYWQPHPATLSDVNQKLVEVYQQVQQNVEEVIAALRGHYNDRDYYYEVRAQDPEALSLVARAARLIFLNKTCYNGLYRENQQGAFNVPFGRYKRPKICDEPRLRTAAQALRGVTLAQGDFAQVVENARAGDFVYFDPPYVPVSATSSFTSYNHLGFDEDDHCRLARTMHRLTLRGVRVMLSNSAAPLVHELYAGHGYRLITIKARRNINSRGNGRGPVDELLVLNY; this comes from the coding sequence ATGACCCTTCCTGCTCCTGATCCCGTAGCTCCGTTCCTGAAATGGGCGGGCGGCAAAGTACGCCTGCTGCCGCAGTACGCGCCCTATTTACCTCCACGCACATCCATCCGGCATTATTATGAGCCTTTCATTGGCAGCGCGGCCTTGTTTTTTTACTGGCAACCGCACCCGGCGACGCTGTCGGACGTGAACCAGAAACTGGTTGAAGTGTATCAGCAGGTGCAGCAGAATGTGGAGGAGGTGATCGCGGCGCTGCGGGGGCACTATAACGACCGGGATTATTATTATGAGGTGCGGGCGCAGGACCCGGAGGCGTTATCGCTGGTGGCGCGCGCGGCGCGGCTCATCTTTCTAAATAAGACGTGTTACAACGGATTGTACCGCGAGAATCAGCAGGGGGCGTTTAATGTGCCATTTGGTCGGTATAAGCGACCGAAGATTTGTGACGAGCCACGGCTGCGGACGGCGGCGCAGGCGCTGCGGGGGGTGACGTTGGCGCAGGGGGATTTCGCGCAGGTGGTGGAAAATGCGCGGGCGGGTGATTTCGTTTACTTCGATCCTCCTTATGTGCCTGTGAGCGCCACCAGCAGTTTTACGAGCTACAATCACCTGGGTTTTGATGAGGATGATCACTGTCGTCTGGCGCGCACGATGCACCGGCTTACCTTGCGCGGAGTCCGCGTTATGTTAAGCAATTCTGCTGCGCCGCTGGTTCATGAACTGTATGCGGGGCATGGCTACCGGCTGATTACAATCAAGGCGCGGCGCAATATCAATAGCAGGGGAAACGGGCGTGGCCCGGTTGATGAGCTACTTGTTCTCAACTATTGA